A single genomic interval of Malania oleifera isolate guangnan ecotype guangnan chromosome 13, ASM2987363v1, whole genome shotgun sequence harbors:
- the LOC131146916 gene encoding peptidyl-prolyl cis-trans isomerase FKBP53: MSFWGVEVKPGKPYIHHNEIGQGRIQITQATLGTGSSTKKSTVQCNVADKSPIFLCTLLPERIESCPLHLEFEDDDEVTFSVIGPRSVHLSGFSVSNDQDFDGDDDPFGEDIAETETEESTEYDTEDEYEDDFIDDDDIEMFPPSPVPNSGVLIEEILDDEKPANGNAKSKPLVKKSHSKESDDDDYLQRQIIVKSDAAVQGLVSEDEDGFPIPDLHKNESKIQKAEEAEEMTDKRTEEPKKKKKTKNDSDSVTNLKRRVDTPIQDDESKRKKKKKTAKEQNQEAKACEYSKDKKTDAFKEDEVKLENANVFDVDQAVTAKNENIQSPSNEKNLGSDVDLVAGENHCEDKKKRKKKKKKAKTQVSEGDANMKQISPGTGDEHKSSEVKPFQVRTFGNGLVVEELAMGKPDGKKASPGNKVSVHYIGKLQKNGQIFDSNIGSAPFKFRLGVNQVIKGWDVGVKGMRIGDKRRLTIPPSMAYGAKRQGTIPPNSTLVFDVELVGVH; encoded by the exons ATGTCTTTCTGGG GAGTTGAAGTAAAACCGGGCAAGCCATACATTCATCATAATGAAATTGGGCAGGGAAGAATTCAAATAACTCAG GCTACGTTAGGTACTGGTTCGTCAACAAAGAAGAGCACAGTTCAATGTAATGTTGCAGATAAGAGTCCAATTTTCTTGTGTACACTGTTGCCCGAAAGAATTGAATCATGTCCTTTGCATCTTGAATTTGAGGATGATGATGAAGTAACCTTCTCAGTGATTGGTCCTCGAAGTGTTCATCTTTCTGGCTTCTCTGTCAGCAATGATCAAGATTTTGACGGAGACGA TGATCCTTTTGGGGAAGACATTGCTGAGACTGAGACAGAGGAATCTACTGAGTATGACACTGAAGATGAATATGAGGATGATTTTATTGatgatgatgatattgaaatGTTTCCCCCCTCTCCTGTCCCAAACAGTGGAG TTTTAATTGAGGAGATCTTGGATGATGAGAAACCAGCAAATGGAAATGCTAAATCTAAACCACTTGTCAAGAAGAGTCATTCGAAGGAGTCTGATGATGATGATTACTTGCAGAGACAAATTATTGTCAAGAGTGATGCCGCTGTCCAAGGTCTGGTGAGTGAAGATGAAGATGGCTTTCCAATTCCCGATTTGCATAAAAATGAATCAAAAATTCAGAAGGCTGAAGAAGCAGAAGAAATGACAGATAAGAGGACAGAAGAgcccaaaaagaagaagaaaacaaaaaatgataGTGATAGTGTTACAAACTTGAAAAGAAGGGTTGACACTCCCATCCAAGATGATGAATCCAAAAG gaaaaagaagaagaagactgcgAAAGAGCAGAATCAAGAAGCAAAAGCTTGTGAATATAGTAAAGATAAGAAGACTGATGCCTTTAAAGAGGATGAAGTTAAGCTTGAAAACGCAAATGTTTTTGACGTGGACCAGGCTGTAActgctaaaaatgaaaatattcaGAGTCCAAGCAATGAGAA GAACCTGGGCAGTGATGTTGATCTTGTTGCTGGTGAAAACCACTGCGAGgataagaaaaagagaaagaaaaagaaaaagaaggctaaAACCCAGGTTTCTGAAGGGGATGCAAATATGAAGCAAATTTCCCCAGGAACTGGAGATGAACACAAATCCAGTGAGGTCAAACCCTTTCAAGTGAGGACCTTTGGAAATGGATTGGTCGTAGAGGAGCTAGCAATGGGGAAACCTGATGGAAAAAAGGCTTCTCCTGGGAATAAG GTCAGTGTACATTATATTGGCAAGCTACAGAAGAACGGACAAATATTTGACTCTAATATTGGCAGCGCCCCTTTTAAGTTTCGCTTAG GTGTAAACCAAGTTATAAAGGGGTGGGATGTGGGAGTTAAAG GCATGCGTATTGGGGACAAACGGAGACTCACAATTCCACCATCAATGGC TTATGGTGCTAAACGACAGGGGACAATTCCTCCAAACTCGACGCTGGTGTTTGATGTTGAGTTGGTTGGTGTCCATTGA